In Toxoplasma gondii ME49 chromosome VIII, whole genome shotgun sequence, a single genomic region encodes these proteins:
- a CDS encoding hypothetical protein (encoded by transcript TGME49_271390), with translation MSHSKNLIKRRMYRERLQDSRRRQKYPFLEKKQDWRVRSRRYKTQQRLIGHLAEKARTRNAEEFSFRMLKAKQVGGGVDKLRSKNAGQTFLLTPEQAAFAQSSAQILSRRGQAKIQERRKGRRKREAEACRLDQKLVDLKRQTLRKRIEKTLTHAAVLAGQADPRGGQSVSLEDSDSDARGRARAETESELEDQGGEEAESEGEEETESEGEQETESEGEQETESEEEGRCRWLSRQRGGQTKTDEEGDSSSASDGESSDADSADFGSSDEEPLQSRKADKKKAGANLAPRTWLESLEQDTLHARRLSKLAAKLQLKSDLAGKGRRKLVSAGHSGAPSVYKWATERKK, from the coding sequence ATGTCGCACTCGAAGAATTTGATTAAGCGGCGCATGTACCGGGAGCGTCTGCAGGACTCTCGGCGACGTCAGAAGTACCCTttcctggagaagaagcaggactGGCGCGTTCGTTCGCGGCGGTACAAGACGCAGCAGCGCTTGATTGGACATTTAGCCGAGAAGGCTCGCACCCGGAACGCGGAGGAGTTTTCGTTTCGCATGCTGAAGGCGAAGCAAGTGGGCGGCGGAGTCGACAAGCTCCGGTCGAAGAACGCAGGACAGACGTTCCTCCTGACCCCCGAGCAAGCAGCCTTCGCGCAGAGCAGTGCCCAGATCCTCTCCAGGCGCGGCCAAGCGAAGATTCAGGAGCGGCGGAAAGGCAGACGCAAGCGCGAGGCAGAGGCCTGCAGACTCGACCAGAAGCTCGTCGACCTCAAGCGGCAGACGCTGCGAAAGCGAATCGAAAAAACgctgacgcatgcagccgtgCTTGCCGGACAAGCAGACCCCCGCGGCGGACAGAGCGTCTCTCTGGAAGACTCTGACAGCGACGCAAGAGGACGCGCCcgagcagaaacagagagcgaaCTGGAAGAtcaaggtggagaagaagcagaaagtgaaggagaggaagagacagaaagtgaaggagagcaagagacagaaagtgaaggagagcaagagacagaaagtgaagaagaaggtcgaTGTCGATGGTTGAGCCGTCAACGAGGCggacagacgaagacagacgaagagggggattcttcgtctgcttcggaCGGGGAATCGTCTGACGCAGACTCGGCGGACTTTGGGAGCTCTGACGAAGAACCTCTCCAAAGCAGGAAGGCGGACAAAAAGAAAGCAGGTGCAAACCTGGCACCGCGAACCTGGCTAGAGAGCCTCGAGCAAGACACGCTGCATGCTCGCCGTCTCTCAAAACTCGCGGCGAAACTCCAGCTGAAATCCGACCTCGcaggaaaaggcagaagaaaactcgTCAGCGCCGGTCACTCAGGAGCTCCCTCAGTCTACAAATGGGCAactgagagaaagaaataA
- a CDS encoding porphobilinogen deaminase (encoded by transcript TGME49_271420~Signal peptide predicted by SignalP 2.0 HMM (probability 0.603) with cleavage site probability 0.260 at residue 103~Predicted trans-membrane domain (TMHMM2.0):11-29): MTLLREQRSAGAALRLSWVAFLFAFLVLLRDSLFKESYETPAVLLFAAARLLAPPLTPRAGQGGASSASSSSRLTPSARFPAASWSSSAALVSLLSPPASSRASPSRRDADAPSPSFAVTARPLARSSRESRLSPLAFLSVSASQNAVQTTPPFSGASEKTPLRVGSRASPLALAQARQFVYRLALRFPDAFPQAHEIIQASLAKLSNPLPSSSSSDSSSASPSSSSSASSSSSSSPANSHLASSAFSSVLASLLRVDSRLEYGELRIVPMQTTGDKELHLPLAQVGGKGLFTKELDLALLHGQVDVVVHSLKDVPTELPEGTEIGAYLPREDPRDALIFSRKPRRGLSRACKAQVPGGVAETARRSATQQRVSAAASGAPSVGSSASASLLPYLPDALFASGGLPEETEEAGRAARASHTEDDAGGVEGEARKADEGRPRIGTCSLRRQALLYALLPPSSFQLMGLRGNVQTRMSRIEKGTLDATLLAAAGLKRLNLLSAMLAPSPSATPSPCPASSPNEASRGTEPGGCVEAVLLPADVFVPAVCQGIIGVQCRSADTGILSLLRELNSPSSRGQALCERAFLRALDGSCRTPIAGIAEWRAVPAQGEAPRPQSQNGSDEPGVEREGEEGCAGSSVERREGRSEEGWGGHPDCFTEKTELRFCGVLATPDGKQLFREERTVRGVRTPEEAEALGRAVAEEIKKAAGADRLAQIKKHVTEGWKNLKTL; the protein is encoded by the coding sequence ATGACGCTCCTCCGAGAGCAGCGCTCGGCGGGGGCGGCGCTGCGCCTCTCCTGGGTTGCGTTCCtttttgcgtttctcgttttgcTTCGCGATTCTCTCTTCAAAGAGTCATACGAGACGCCGgccgttctcctctttgccGCAGCCAGGCTCCTCGCGCCTCCCCTCACTCCCCGAGCCGGACAGGGCGGCGCGTCGTCtgcctcgtcctcctcgcGCCTCACTCCTTCCGCCAGGTTCCCTGCTGCCTCGTGGAGCTCGTCTGCTgcgcttgtttctctcctgtcaccaccggcgtcttctcgcgcctccccTTCTCGCCGAGACGCGGACGCTCCTTCGCCGTCGTTCGCTGTCACAGCGCGCCCACTCGCTCGCTCCTCGCGAGAGTCGCGGCTGTCGCCgctcgcttttctttctgtctccgcctcgcAAAATGCGGTCCAGACGACGCCCCCCTTCTCCGGGGCATCTGAGAAGACGCCTCTCCGTGTGGGGTCtcgcgcgtcgcctctcgcccTGGCGCAGGCCAGACAGTTCGTCTACAGACTCGCTCTCAGGTTCCCAGACGCCTTCCCACAGGCTCACGAAATCATACAGGCTTCCCTCGCCAAGCTCTCTAATCCTttgccctcttcttcctcgtctgactcttcttccgcttctccctcttcttcctcgtctgcctcttcttcctcttcttcatcgccGGCGAACTCTcacctcgcttcttctgctttttcgtctgtgcTCGCTTCGCTCTTGCGCGTCGACTCTCGTCTGGAGTACGGCGAGCTTCGCATTGTGCCTATGCAGACGACAGGCGACAAGGAGCTGCACCTGCCGCTTGCGCAGGTCGGCGGCAAAGGTCTCTTCACCAAGGAATTGGACCTCGCGCTGCTGCATGGGCAGGTGGACGTTGTGGTCCACTCTCTGAAAGACGTCCCGACGGAGTTGCCGGAGGGAACAGAAATCGGCGCCTACCTGCCTCGCGAGGACCCGCGCGACGCCctcatcttctctcgcaaACCTCGGCGCGGACTgtcgcgcgcatgcaaagcaCAAGTGCCAGGAGGCGTCGCTGAGACAGCGCGCAGAAGCGCGACGCAACagcgcgtctctgccgcggcTTCCGGGGCGCCCTCTGTGggctcttcagcttctgcctctcttctcccgtaTCTCCCGGACGCGCTTTTCGCTTCCGGAGGACTtccggaagaaacagaggaagcaggcAGAGCAGCGCGAGCAAGTCACACGGAGGACGACGCCGGCGGTgtcgagggagaggcgcgaaaagCCGACGAAGGGAGGCCGAGAATTGGAACATGTTccctgaggagacaggctCTGCTGTATGCGTTGCTTCCGccgtcttctttccagcTCATGGGCTTGAGGGGGAATGTGCAAACGCGCATGAGTCGAATCGAAAAAGGAACTCTGGACGCGACTCTTCTCGCAGCCGCCGGCCTCAAGAGACTCAATCTCCTCTCCGCGATGCTTGCTCCTTCGCCCTCTGCGACTCCTTCTCCTtgccctgcttcttctccaaatGAAGCGTCGCGGGGGACGGAGCCTGGCGGCTGCGTCGAGGCAGTGCTGTTGCCAGCCGACGTTTTCGTTCCAGCTGTCTGTCAAGGCATCATCGGGGTGCAGTGTCGTTCGGCAGACACTGGaattctttctctcctccgagAACTGaattcgccttcttctcgcggccAGGCGCTCTGCGAACGCGCCTTTCTCCGCGCTCTCGACGGCAGCTGCCGGACGCCCATTGCAGGCATCGCTGAGTGGCGCGCAGTTCCTGCCCAAGGTGAAGCCCCCAGGCCGCAGAGTCAGAACGGTTCAGACGAACCCGGCgtcgagcgagaaggagaagaaggctgtGCAGGAAGCAgtgtcgagagaagagagggcagaagcgaggaaggctgGGGAGGCCATCCAGACTGCttcacagagaaaacagagctcCGGTTTTGCGGAGTGCTCGCTACGCCTGACGGCAAACAGTTGTTCAGGGAGGAACGAACGGTgcggggtgtacgtacacccgaggaGGCTGAGGCCCTGGGACGCGCCGTCGCGGAAGAAATCAAGAAGGCCGCGGGAGCGGATAGGCTCGCGCAGATCAAGAAGCATGTCACTGAAGGTTGGAAGAATTTGAAAACGTTGTAA
- a CDS encoding hypothetical protein (encoded by transcript TGME49_271430), with product MESDLESGSDLLRELNFNSDDEPPSPQAGDVTVVSPDGCVTKTIVSLGKELLHAGFGDEICVRWHPLPAHPGVLTPEKSTDLLRILEDAQPQWTTLGQSAAFPQLLSLAARRMCLGEVAVVSGPASHLREPQKYLYSPAALAGVSASSSTPVTSSVSSTGSSSASSFPSSYAAFRKHELVNKRRALRALREKADKENKDFSEETRRSLSLSLGSIDTLQGGRALPPASPRPPESASCSSRFSRTQVRSPAVGGRLPRSVQTGKGAEEGRGRAESDAARVDAGGDLEKKRVERRETRGEQKGEEHREEREEENTCSVVLQLLSISPIRRLTEDGGLRMRLLRPGTGWRTPGRNDLVSFSLVVLCKDAVCRETQLNQILHASTDDQSSVSPALHRDGERQRDTGEIKVPRSASCEEVEDLGNQEGREKREEAKWRVGEEKLKDRHEGGDQSDIRVKRTIGISCCKEGAQASSPSSSFSFVRCREEIALSEAPLRGLRTALRHLKHGEEVLLTLEGEHSQLAALHTPALASWTCACCGQTLEETLLSGNRKNKREGESEREECLCCCRQMQSCACMCRDSSWPSEEDKAALYLYVKMDNWRPRATITVPSPVNDSKSLGTVAFTLLMGAADERQRTLVREEGDRDAAKAMNGIPVNWRPEEGSTVIVLLSLALLRSSLSAQPLPLKCPLTRHFSPAENRQFSLPSRRDEEPRQQRRTEREGAETGNAGIWLLFTLGDWSAPPWLEEAVKRLKMGDVGRFELSPSLFSQAVQTLPYRRPASSSGEQSCKACDWGGMWIIHPPLPPRRASSCPVSASCLWGAAALGGSLACASRSVEDLVRETVDGGSLEAVVRCVREKEATWRRPREAPRDADARERAQAKQARRGEKDEGIADDEDGQTGEEDGQTGEEEEGSRRECVERVIRVEWEGEEEIKKKLEEATREEVGEYANKDEDSEDTRVLATIWLASILDRRKELWARGSPDEKCALVERLRHEGNLLLKRGLLSAAAHRYSRAFDVCRFLPAYEEATRVQPLLASSQGPAATASTSASSLSSSSSSPSASASGGRLPRPSPDDLQPPANRQAQSADVLNAHASALEKARRGQPEEGEREREGEQGGEEELSLVEVTRLATGVLNNWALCCLRQSRWREALRHASVSLLLLDLVGNSPESEVDKKEKQRQREPSATPGAVCEEKEKATKHGEEVTANTEQETKQKKQETQQKKQETEQKQQTEEEKGETRGDSFQHARCVALYRKAKALSEGGEIAEAINAAKAAAAIESGDSAIQNLLKTLLRHRARALKSERETFLGMFQRAPL from the exons ATGGAGAGTGATTTGGAGTCTGGCTCAGATCTCCTAC GGGAGTTGAATTTCAACAGCGACGACGAGCCTCCTTCTCCACAGGCAGGCGATGTTACAGTGGTCTCTCCCGACGGCTGCGTGACCAAGACAATTGTTTCTCTCGGCAAG gagcttctgcatgcaggcttTGGAGACGAGATCTGCG TTCGATGGCATCCCTTGCCGGCGCATCCGGGAGTCCTGACACCTGAGAAGTCGACCGACCTCCTGCGGATCCTCGAGGACGCGCAGCCTCAGTGGACGACCCTCGGACAATCGg ctgcCTTCCCGCAACTCTTGAGTTTGGCGGCGCGGCGCATGTGCCTGGGGGAAGTTGCGGTTGTCTCTGGGCCTGCGTCGCATCTCCGAGAACCTCAAAAGTATCTTTATTCTCCCGCTGCACTCGCCGGGgtgtctgcgtcctcttcgaCCCCCGTcacttcttctgtctcttcgactGGCTCgtcatctgcttcttcgtttccttcgtcctACGCGGCGTTCCGCAAGCACGAACTGGTCAACAAGCGCCGAGCGCTTCGGGCACTGCGCGAAAAAGCCGACAAGGAGAACAAGGACTTCTctgaggagacgcgcagatccttgtcgctctctctgggAAGTATCGACACTCTCCAGGGAGGGCGCGCGCTTCCGCCTGCGTCGCCGAGGCCTCCAGAGTCGGCTTCATGctcgtcgcgtttctccaggACGCAGGTTCGCTCACCGGCCGTCGGCGGTCGTCTCCCGCGCTCTGTGCAGACGGggaaaggcgcagaagaagggagagggagagcggAGTCGGACGCAGCGAGAGTCGACGCAGGCGGAgatctggagaagaagcgagttgaaaggcgagagacacgaggagagcagaaaggagaagaacaccgcgaagagagagaagaagagaataCCTGCAGCGTCGTTCTGCAACTCCTTTCGATTTCGCCAATCCGGAGGCTGACAGAAGACGGCGGCCTCCGCATGCGGCTCTTGCGACCAGGAACAGGGTGGAGAACTCCAGGAAGAAACGAccttgtttctttttctctcgtcgtcctctgcAAAGATGCAGTCTGTCGAGAAACGCAACTCAACCAGATTCTGCATGCCTCGACGGACGACCAGTCAAGCGTCTCTCCGGCGCTTCATCgggacggagagaggcagcgagacaCTGGGGAGATCAAGGTGCCGAGGAGCGCCTCCTGcgaggaagtggaagacCTGGGGAAccaagaaggacgagagaaaagggaagaggcGAAGTGGAGGgtcggagaggaaaagctgAAAGATCGACATGAGGGAGGAGACCAAAGCGACATCCGAGTGAAGAGAACAATCGGCATTTCCTGCTGCAAGGAAGGCGCgcaggcttcttctccttcttcttcgttctccttcgtgagatgcagagaggagaTTGCTTTGAGTGAGGCGCCTCTTCGCGGCCTTCGGACGGCGCTGAGGCACTTGAAGCATGGTGAGGAGGTCCTCCTGACTCTGGAGGGCGAGCACTCTCAGCTCGCAGCTCTGCATACTCCTGCGCTGGCTTCGTGGACTTGTGCATGCTGCGGCCAGACCCTCGAggagacgcttctctctgggaacaggaagaacaagagagaaggagaaagcgagagagaggaatgTCTGTGTTGCTGCAGACAGATGCAGAGCTGTGCTTGCATGTGTAGAGACAGCTCATGGccaagtgaagaagacaaggcAGCGCTGTATCTCTATGTGAAGATGGACAACTGGCGTCCGAGAGCGACGATCACTGTTCCCT CGCCTGTGAACGATTCGAAGAGTCTCGGCACCGTCGCTTTCACCTTGCTGATGGGCGCGGCGGACGAACGCCAGAGGACGCTTGTACGGGAAGAAGG agacagagacgccgcgaAGGCGATGAACGGCATCCCAGTGAACTGGAGACCTGAGGAAGGATCGACTGTgatcgttcttctctcgctggcgcttcttcgctcttctctctctgcacagcCGCTCCCCCTCAAATGTCCGTTGACGCGCCATTTCTCGCCTGCTGAGAACAGACAGTTCAGCCTCCCCTcccgcagagacgaagagcctcgacagcagagacgcacagagagagaaggagcagaaacgGGAAATGCAGGAATCTGGCTGTTGTTCACCCTCGGAGACTGGAGCGCCCCCCCATGGCTCGAGGAAGCAGTGAAGAGACTCAAGATGGGAGACGTCGGGCGCTTCGaactgtctccctctctcttctctcaagCCGTCCAGACGCTGCCCTACCGCAggcctgcttcgtcttctggaGAGCAGAGCTGCAAGGCCTGCGACTGG GGAGGCATGTGGATCATCCatccgcctctgcctccgcgtCGCGCGTCGTCctgtcctgtctccgcgtcttgTCTCTGGGGTGCTGCGGCGCTGGGAGGGAGCCTCGCATGCGCGTCGAGGTCGGTCGAAGACCTCGTTCGAGAGACTGTCGACGGAGGCAGCTTGGAGGCGGTGGTTCGCTgtgtgagagagaaggaggcaacGTGGAGGAGGCCGCGCGAAGCGCCTCGTGACGCGGACGCGCGAGAACGAGCGCAGGCCAAGCAGGCCAggcgaggggagaaggacgaggggATCGCGGACGACGAAGATGGACAGaccggagaggaagatggacagacaggagaggaagaagaaggaagtcgaagggAATGCGTCGAGCGAGTAATTCGAGTGGAgtgggaaggagaagaagaaatcaaGAAAAAGCtagaagaagcgacaagagaagaagtcggAGAGTACGCGAACAAAGatgaagacagcgaagacacaCGAGTCCTCGCGACGATCTGGCTGGCCTCCATTCTCGACCGG AGAAAAGAGCTGTGGGCGCGAGGTTCTCCTGACGAGAAATGTGCATTGGTAGAACGCCTGAGACACGAAGGCAATCTCCTCCTCAAG AGGGGACTGCTCTCTGCCGCAGCTCATCGCTACTCTCGCGCCTTCGACGTTTGCCGTTTCCTCCCCGCGTACGAAGAGGCAACGCGAGTGCAGCCGCTTCTCGCCAGCTCTCAGGGACCTGCTGCAACAGCCTCgacttctgcttcgtctctgtcctcatcatcttcttcaccttctgcctctgcttctggtGGGCGGCTGCCTCGGCCTTCTCCGGATGACTTGCAGCCGCCGGCGAACCGGCAGGCGCAGAGTGCCGACGTTTTgaacgcgcatgcatccgcCCTGGAAAAAGCCCGGAGAGGCCAGccggaggaaggagagagagagagggagggagaacagggtggagaagaagaattgAGTCTTGTGGAGGTAACGCGTCTAGCGACGGGGGTGCTGAACAACTGGgcgctctgctgtctccgccaAAGTCGGTGGAGAGAGGCCTTGCGACATGCCtcagtgtctctgctgcttctcgacTTGGTCGGCAACTCACCGGAATCCGAGGtggacaagaaggagaaacagcggCAGAGGGAGCCGAGTGCTACCCCTGGAGCTGTttgcgaggagaaggagaaagcgacgaaacaCGGGGAGGAAGTGACGGCGAACACAGAGCAGGagacaaagcagaagaagcaggagacacagcagaagaagcaggagacagagcagaaacaacagacagaggaggagaagggagagacgcgaggagacagtttcCAGCATGCGCGATGTGTGGCGCTCTATCGAAAAGCGAAAGCGTTGAGTGAGGGAGGAGAAATCGCCGAGGCCATCAACGCGGCGAAGGCTGCCGCCGCAATCGAGTCGGGAGACTCCGCGATTCAG AATCTCCTCAAAACGCTTCTCCGGCATCGGGCGCGCGCGCTGAaatccgagagagagacatttCTCGGCATGTTTCAGCGAGCACCTCTATAG
- a CDS encoding hypothetical protein (encoded by transcript TGME49_271400) → MDAATSSSSPSIGPSLVHSPSLESVAPSSSTSTLSSSLSSLSSSSSSLSSSLASSSLSPPVLPAYVPSLFSGSRLREVLRARLAKAGWTVGCGVKFGVDFLLYSRAADYAHAQFGVLLLALEPSHDVGEFADSSSRFSLSFQPSLCCSPSCSFSSSCSRCSAIPSPTWREIVAASRLLASVSKRLLLALPSLAYSGFPVCSEGDSASSSSRRRGSAETRLAAGQPDACVCRSETQTPSTDDERLTSVAPSQPFSYVDPSEPSLAACVAHKSSSALPPSPSSSRPAPVFAPASPASSRSSSSSSSRACEEEGDGRLRERYTQEETPSRLEVVDLPGEPAEKAPKRKGPPEASEAFDAESGGDEGRKQRAGRSKRVKCKGGLAEDDETRTGENAETASARRDDGCESEKADLLLKFTLIEVATWSPYKYLRQLRQQRRRAGARNPDSALTRVNSDS, encoded by the exons ATGGATGCTGCAACCTCCTCATCATCACCTTCCATCGGCCCTTCACTAGTCCATTCTCCGTCACTTGAGTCCGTtgctccttcctcttccacttctactctgtcttcctctttgtcttccctctcttcttcttcttcttctctgtcttcctctctcgcttcttcttctctctctccccctgtCTTGCCCGCCtacgttccttctcttttctcaggCTCGCGCCTGAGGGAGGTCCTGCGCGCCCGCTTGGCAAAGGCAGGGTGGACGGTCGGCTGTGGAGTCAAGTTTGGAGTCGACTTTCTGCTGTACTCGCGCGCGGCGGACTATGCGCATGCGCA GTTCGGAGTCCTCCTTCTTGCCCTTGAACCTTCTCACGACGTAGGCGAGTTCGCTGATTCGTcatcgcgtttctcgctctcctttcagccatctctctgctgctccccttcttgttctttctcttcttcttgttcgcgTTGTTCGGCTATCCCTTCGCCCACTTGGAGGGAGATTGTGGCGGCGTCGCGgctcctcgcctctgtctccaagcggctgcttctcgcgctcccttctctcgcttACTCCGGCTTTCCTGTCTGCTCAGAAGGCGactctgcttcgtcctcttcacGACGGCGAGGCTCGGCAGAGACGCGCCTGGCCGCAGGCCAGCCAGACGCCTGCGTTTGTCGCTCCGAAACGCAAACTCCGTcgacagacgacgagagactGACCTCAGTCGCCCCGAGCCAGCCGTTTTCGTACGTTGATCCCTCCGAGCCGTCTCTCGCCGCTTGTGTAGCTCACAAGTCCTCCTCGGCGTTGCCTCCGTCACCGTCGTCCTCTCGCCCAGCACCGGTGTTTGCGCCAGCatcgcctgcttcttctcgcagctcttcgtcttcctcgtctcgaGCCTGTGAGGAGGAGGGGGACGGACGCCTTCGCGAGCGATACacgcaagaagaaacgccgtcTCGATTGGAGGTCGTCGACCTCCCTGGGGAGCCtgcggagaaggcgccgaAGCGGAAAGGTCCGCCGGAGGCTTCGGAAGCGTTTGACGCCGAGAGtggcggagacgaaggacgaAAGCAGAGGGCAGGTCGTTCGAAACGCGTAAAGTGCAAAGGGGGTCTTGCGGAGGACGACGAAACAAGGACTGgcgagaacgcagagaccgCAAGCGCGAGGCGCGATGACGGTTGCGAGTCGGAGAAGGCAGATCTGCTTTTGAAATTCACTTTGATCGAGGTTGCGACCTGGTCCCCATACAAATACCTTCGGCAGCTTCGtcaacagagacgaagagcgggAGCGAGAAATCCAGACAGTGCATTGACGCGCGTCAACTCGGACAGTTAG
- a CDS encoding hypothetical protein (encoded by transcript TGME49_271410) produces the protein MATVGRKGDAGESRHVRLFAPYSRSSADAAARESKPQRKSAFRHCKTSLGSNKEPAGGKRSAESFASCGCFHTSQAELKGTEGETAKDSLHARCKRKDKCFRRNRTGECSVFQQDNKEDWPTLSAPRILSFIAEGMTFLHADKQAGLSALQRKRNSEQSEREMLRVLRSPSPAGDDGRRSSFVREAPAQLRTESQRRCLELSSSQEKGTLL, from the coding sequence ATGGCGACTGTCGGTCGAAAAGGAGATGCAGGGGAGTCACGGCACGTTCGTTTATTTGCCCCATACAGCCGGTCCAGCGCAGACGCTGCAGCGCGAGAAAGCAAGCCGCAGAGGAAATCCGCGTTTCGTCATTGTAAAACGTCACTGGGTTCGAACAAGGAGCCGgcaggagggaagagaagcgcggagaGTTTCGCCTCCTGCGGATGCTTCCACACATCACAGGCAGAGCTCAAAggcacagagggagagacagcaaaggaCTCTCTCCACGCCCGCtgcaagaggaaagacaaaTGCTTCAGAAGGAATCGAACTGGTGAATGCAGCGTCTTCCAGCAGGACAACAAAGAGGATTGGCCCACTCTCTCGGCTCCTCGAATTCTTTCCTTCATCGCGGAAGGGATGACCTTCTTGCACGCAGACAAGCAGGCAGGCCTCTCCGCActgcagaggaaaagaaactcTGAGCAAAGCGAACGGGAGATGCTACGCGTTCTCCGTTCTCCAAGTCCTGCAGGAGACGACGGAAGGCGCAGCTCGTTCGTTCGAGAGGCCCCCGCGCAGCTGAGAACAGAGTCGCAGCGGCGTTGTCTGGAGCTAAGCAGCTCTCAGGAAAAAGGAACTCTTCTGTGA